In Desulfomonilia bacterium, the genomic window AATATCCCGAGCGACTTCAATACCCTTCTTAATTCAATAAAAAAAGGCTTCCGCGGCATAAGCGATCCGCACAGCATAGGCATATACACGGATATCAGGGATGATAAAAAGGAATTCGATCGCAAGGTGCGCACCATCACACGTGGCATTTCCGCCCTCATGGTGAGCATTGGCCTGTTGAATCCCTTTAAATACGGTTTTTTTTCATGGCAGCTGTTTTCCCACAAATTCATGCGCTGGATGGTGCCGTGGTTCATGGCTGCCGCATTTGCCGCCAATATTATCCTCGCAACGAAGAGAAGATTATATTTTCTGATCCTTGTCCTGCATGCGTTATTTTATGTTTTGGCGGCATTGGGCCCGGTGCTTGCCGGATTCTCTTCGGTATTCAAAATCCCGTATTTCTTTGTCTCCTCAAACAGGGCGATAGCGGTCGCATGGATTAAATACCTAAAGGGAGAACGGTTCGTTACATGGACACCGTCCGAGAGATGACAGAACCTCCTGATACCCGGGCAGAAGGGAAGTACCCGATCCTCTGGGGCATTCTGGCGGTATCTTTCATTTTATGCTACCTGCCGACCTTTTTATGGCTCAACGGCAAGTTCTCAGGCCAGGATTCATACTATTCGCACGGCTATCTCGTACCGTTTGTCACGGTCTATCTGATCTACCTCAAAAGAAGCGAACTTAAGGCGATCAGACCGTCATCATCATTAGCGGGGCTTTGGCTTATAATTTCAGCCCTGATCATTCATGTTTTAGGCGAGATTGCCGTAATCAATTTCGTTTCCAGCTTCTCCATGGTGCTGTATATAGCAGGGGCGGTCCTTTACCTCATGGGCAGGGAATTTTCAGGAAAGATAGCTTTTCCTGTTCTTTTTCTGATATTCATGTGCCCTGTTCCCGACAACATAATCAACTGGGTAGCCCTTCCCATGAAATCACTGTCCACGACTCTCGCGCTGAAACTTGTTGATTTAAGCGGTATTCCATATATCCGTGAGGGGTTCAAAATAAACTTTGCGGCCTCAACATTCGTTGTCGGCACTCCATGCAACGGGATGCGCTCTTTGATATCATACTTCGCGCTGGGTTTTCTGTTCCTTTATTTCATCAGACCCCGCTGGTGGAAATCCATAATTTTTCTTTTTATCATTCCCATCATATCGATAGCATTAAACGGCCTCAGGATAGCGATCCTCCTTTTCATTGCAAACAGTTATGGTCAGGAAGCCGCTTCACCCGAGAGCTATCTGCATGACGGTTCAGGCATTTTTGTATTCATCATCGGGATTGCACTGTTACTGATAATCTCCAGAAAGATTGAAAATGAAAAAAGTGCGGATTAGATTTATCATCGTTATTGCAATCACCCTTCTCACAGCAGGCTTTATCGCCCAAATAGGTTATGAACCGCCTCTTGAAAACAGCAGATTTTTCGATTTCCCAATGGTGATAGGCGAATGGAAGGGCGAAGAAGTACCCATGGCCGGTTATGTATATCAAAGTCTTGAAACCAGATACTCGTTCATGAGGAATTACCGTTCAGACAGGTATTCCTCACCTGTCAACCTTTCGCTTGTATGGTTTGATGACAGGATGGTGGCCTTCCACGCACCGGAAGCCTGCCTGGGAGGAGTGGGGATTAACATCGTTGAGAAGAGTCCTGTAAAGGTAAAGTTAAATGGCAGGGATTGTGAAATAAATAAACTGGTGGCAATTTATAATAATTCGGAACATGTTGTACTGTATTTTTTCGATGTTGAAGGGGAAATAACAACCAGCCAGTCAGTAATAAGATTGAACATCCTAAAAAGAAGGCTACAGTTCAAAAGGGCATCGGCAACATTCGTACGCATAATGGCCCCTTTGGAAAGCAACGAAGAAAAAATAACAAATGAAATGCTGGATTTCCTGAATGCGATTTATCCTTTGTTACCTTCTTATACGTACACGGATATGATAACGGACAAACAATGAGGATAGTATGAAAATTGGAAACCTGTTTATCAAATATTTAAAGAGAGAATATCATGCACTTCTTGTCTGGAAAAAGCGAAACTACATGGATAACCTTATTAAAAACGGGCTTACCATTGGCAAAAACGTAGAGATAATCGATGATTTTTTCTTTGACCCTTCACATTGTTTTCTAATATCAATAGGAGATAATTGTACGATTTGTCCTAAAGTAAGGCTTATAGCTCATGACGCCAGCACCAAGAAAATACTCGGATATACGAAAATCGGTAAAATCAATATAAGGGAACGGTGTTTCATCGGTGATTCAGTGATTGTACTGCCAAAAGTAACTATTGGTCCGGATGCAGTCATCGGCGCCGGTTCAGTCGTAACCAGGGACATACCCCCGAACAGTGTTGCCGCCGGGAATCCGGCAAAAGTGATTGCAACACTTGATGAATACATGGAAAAAATACGGGCTTTAAGCGCTGATAAAGGCGTGTTCGGAGAAGACTACCTGATCAACAACCTTGATCTAAGAAAACGCCTGGATATGCTTAATAAAGTAGGAGATTCATACGGATTTATCGTGTAGCGGAAGCTATAACAGGAGCAGAAAATGTCACTTGAAGCATTGATTGACAATATAAGAAGCAGATCGAATCCTTTTTACAGATTTCTGTATGACTCCTATAAATCAATACAGAGAGTAAATGTGCCAGTACCGTCCGCACTTGCAGGGGCGATGTACTCAGAAAGGACATTAAGGCATAACATGGTGTTATGGATTTTGAATAAATTCTATTATGAGCCTATGCTGAGGAGCAGATGCACTTCCGTAGGAAAGAATGTGCAGACGGACGGTGATATACCGCTTATTTCAGGAAGCGGAAGAATTGTAATCGGCGACAATGTCAGGATCGGTAACCGTAACGCATGGATTTTATCCCCCAATCTTTATGAACGCCCTGAACTGATAATAGGAGATAATACAACCATCAACTATCAGGTCGGCATAAGCGCCGAATGCAGAGTGAGCATCGGCAGAAATTGTCAGATAGCCGGCGAGTCCGTAATCTTCGACAACAACTCCCACTCGATTTATTACACCGACAATAGAAAGATGACAAAGGAGGATGTCGCGCCGGTAACCATCGAAGACAATGTATGGGTAGGCATGCGGTCAATGATCCTGAAGGGTGTAACAATCGGCATGGGCTCTGTTGTGGCGGCAGGTTCTGTTGTCACCAGGGACGTGCCTACAATGACTCTTGTAGGTGGAAATCCCGCAAAAGAAATAAAAAAGATCGTACCTCCCCGTTAAGCCGGAATTCATTTCGCAGAAGCCACAGGCCGCTACTTGAAAGCAGAAATATACTTGTTTTTCCGATTGCGACGGGCAACCGCAGTCCAGCTTATGATGCATCAGAAACCCGGTCAGGAGAGATCGGAGTCAATATCCTGAAACAAAAATAAACATGCATGATGAACCTAAAAGAATAAACCTGCTGATTTTAGCTTCCGGGGACCTCTGGGGCGGGGCCGAGGCCATTGTCTACCAGCTGGCCAAAGGACTCCGGAACAAGCCCGGAGTTCAGGTTCATCTGGTACTTTTCAATTACGGGAGACTTTATCAGCTGTGCACTGATGCGGGCATCAAAACTTATGTCATTGATGAAAACAGACACGGGTTTATTGCACTTGCATATAAGTTAATAAAAACAGCGAAAAATATAAAACCTCAGATAATTCATTCACACCGGTACAAAGAAAATATATTAGCAGCTATTGTAGCTCCGTTTGTAACATTTCCCAGGCTTGTAACGACCGTGCACGGCATATCCGAGGTAAAGGTATCTTTGTACACAAAGATCGTCTCTGCAATTGAACGGCTGCTGTTAAGAAAATGCTTTTCAAAGGTTGCTGCCGTTTCAGATGATCTTCGCAATTATCTCATTAAGCATCTCGGCATGCCAGAAAACCTGGTGACTCGTATTTACAATGGGATAGACTCGGTGCAGGGGATGGAAAAAAAGAAAGAAAGCCATGCATTCTTAACAGTGGGATCTGCAGGAAGACTTGTCCCGGTCAAGGGTTATACTCTGCTAACTGAAATAGCCAGGTCAATCTGTGCTAAATTTCCGGATATCAGATTTATAATTGCTGGCGACGGCCCCGAGATGGAACACCTCAAGGCCAGAGTAGATGAATATGGACTGGGAGACAGATTCAGATTGCCGGGTCAAATCGAGGATGTTGCAGAGTTTTATGAATCACTGGATATTTACATCAACACCTCGCTACATGAAGGCATCCCGATGACCGTTCTGGAGGCCATGAACTACTCACTTCCTGTAATCGCGCCGGCAGTAGGGGGCCTTATGGAAATTATCGAAAATAACAAAACAGGCTTTCTTATAGAAGGCAGGGACCCGGCATCATTTGCAGCAGCCATTGAAATACTTATCAGCTCTCCGGATACTGCCAGGGAAATGGGAGATAATGCCTGCTTGAGAGTGCATGAGTCGTTCTCCATGCAGAGAATGGTTGAAACATATTATTCCCTCTACAGGGAAATACTTGTTTGAAAAAATAAATGAACAAGGATGTATATTATGGATAAGAAAAAAATATTGTTTGTCGAACAGAACATGGACGGCACCATCGGAGGTTCCCATTATTGCCTGCTCTACCTGATACAACGCCTCAACCGTGATGCATTTGAGCCGGTGACGGTATTTCATGAATCAAATCAATTGGTGGATCTGTTCAGTAGAGAGGGTGCTACTTTCGTTATGGATAAATTCAGGCTTTCAACTTTCAAGATAACGCCTGTCCGGAAAATCCTGAATCTGATTCTTAGCATTAGGACGGTGGCGAGATGCTATTTGTTCCTGAAAAAACACAAGATCGACCTGATACACCTGAACAATTCCGTTGCCGGTGGTTATGACACATGGCTGCCTGCCGCCCTTCTGGCAAAAATACCCTGTATCACACATGACCGCACATATTTCAGGTTCGACAAATTGAACCTCAAGTTTTTTCATGTTCTATCCAGAAGATTTTCAAAAGTCCTTACGGTATCCGATGTAATAAGAAACAACTTGATTGATCAGGGTTTTAATCCGGAACAGGTGGAAACAGTCTATGACGGAATTGATGCCGCCGCCTACAGAAATAGGGTGAAGAAAACCAGAGCCGACATTGCGGACGAGTTCAAAATAGGCCCAGATGATTATATAATAGGGCTTGTTGGCAACATCAGGGAATGGAAGGGCCAGGAATTGCTGATAGACAGCCTCAACATCCTGCAGAAGAATATCCCCAATTTCAAATGTCTGCTCGTTGGAGATGTTGCGAAGAATTCCGATGAAGATACCAGATTCAAAGAGCGGCTGATAAAGAAAATTGGTGCATATGGCCTTGCCGGCAAGGTTATATTCACAGGGTACAGATCTGACGTACCGGATATTGTAAATGCACTGGACGTTCAGATCAACTCGTCGATAGAACCCGATCCGTTTCCTCATGTCATCCTTGAAGGCATGTCTCTCGGCAAGGTGGTTATAGCAACGAACCTGGGTGGTGCCGTGGAAAGCATAAAGGACGGCGAAACAGGTTTCCTGGTTTCGGCAAAAGACCCATCAGATCTCTCCGAGAAGATCAGGCTGGTTTTAACCGACAAGCCCTTGAGAGAGACAATGTCAAGAAAAGCGCGTGAAAGGGTAGAAAATTTTTTAAGCCTGGAAAAGAATATAAAACACACTGAGGATATCTACTATTCGATTCTCAGAAAAGGTTAGAGAACAAGTGTCAAATATTTTCAAAAAGCTTTTAACAATGAAATTATGGTTGCTCGTTTGAAAAACAAATATTCCGATCCGATCGGGTTTTGAAATATAGAATATAATCATGTCAGAAATCACAAATACAGCTAAACAAGCGGCCATATACGCCATTGGTGTGATACTTAACCGCGCAGTCAGCTTTATAATGATACCCATTTATACGCGCTATCTCACGCCATCGGATTATGGGACAGTGGAACTTCTGACGATG contains:
- a CDS encoding acyltransferase — protein: MSLEALIDNIRSRSNPFYRFLYDSYKSIQRVNVPVPSALAGAMYSERTLRHNMVLWILNKFYYEPMLRSRCTSVGKNVQTDGDIPLISGSGRIVIGDNVRIGNRNAWILSPNLYERPELIIGDNTTINYQVGISAECRVSIGRNCQIAGESVIFDNNSHSIYYTDNRKMTKEDVAPVTIEDNVWVGMRSMILKGVTIGMGSVVAAGSVVTRDVPTMTLVGGNPAKEIKKIVPPR
- a CDS encoding EpsI family protein; the encoded protein is MKKVRIRFIIVIAITLLTAGFIAQIGYEPPLENSRFFDFPMVIGEWKGEEVPMAGYVYQSLETRYSFMRNYRSDRYSSPVNLSLVWFDDRMVAFHAPEACLGGVGINIVEKSPVKVKLNGRDCEINKLVAIYNNSEHVVLYFFDVEGEITTSQSVIRLNILKRRLQFKRASATFVRIMAPLESNEEKITNEMLDFLNAIYPLLPSYTYTDMITDKQ
- a CDS encoding glycosyltransferase family 4 protein, giving the protein MDKKKILFVEQNMDGTIGGSHYCLLYLIQRLNRDAFEPVTVFHESNQLVDLFSREGATFVMDKFRLSTFKITPVRKILNLILSIRTVARCYLFLKKHKIDLIHLNNSVAGGYDTWLPAALLAKIPCITHDRTYFRFDKLNLKFFHVLSRRFSKVLTVSDVIRNNLIDQGFNPEQVETVYDGIDAAAYRNRVKKTRADIADEFKIGPDDYIIGLVGNIREWKGQELLIDSLNILQKNIPNFKCLLVGDVAKNSDEDTRFKERLIKKIGAYGLAGKVIFTGYRSDVPDIVNALDVQINSSIEPDPFPHVILEGMSLGKVVIATNLGGAVESIKDGETGFLVSAKDPSDLSEKIRLVLTDKPLRETMSRKARERVENFLSLEKNIKHTEDIYYSILRKG
- a CDS encoding acyltransferase — its product is MKIGNLFIKYLKREYHALLVWKKRNYMDNLIKNGLTIGKNVEIIDDFFFDPSHCFLISIGDNCTICPKVRLIAHDASTKKILGYTKIGKINIRERCFIGDSVIVLPKVTIGPDAVIGAGSVVTRDIPPNSVAAGNPAKVIATLDEYMEKIRALSADKGVFGEDYLINNLDLRKRLDMLNKVGDSYGFIV
- a CDS encoding exosortase/archaeosortase family protein: MDTVREMTEPPDTRAEGKYPILWGILAVSFILCYLPTFLWLNGKFSGQDSYYSHGYLVPFVTVYLIYLKRSELKAIRPSSSLAGLWLIISALIIHVLGEIAVINFVSSFSMVLYIAGAVLYLMGREFSGKIAFPVLFLIFMCPVPDNIINWVALPMKSLSTTLALKLVDLSGIPYIREGFKINFAASTFVVGTPCNGMRSLISYFALGFLFLYFIRPRWWKSIIFLFIIPIISIALNGLRIAILLFIANSYGQEAASPESYLHDGSGIFVFIIGIALLLIISRKIENEKSAD
- a CDS encoding glycosyltransferase — protein: MHDEPKRINLLILASGDLWGGAEAIVYQLAKGLRNKPGVQVHLVLFNYGRLYQLCTDAGIKTYVIDENRHGFIALAYKLIKTAKNIKPQIIHSHRYKENILAAIVAPFVTFPRLVTTVHGISEVKVSLYTKIVSAIERLLLRKCFSKVAAVSDDLRNYLIKHLGMPENLVTRIYNGIDSVQGMEKKKESHAFLTVGSAGRLVPVKGYTLLTEIARSICAKFPDIRFIIAGDGPEMEHLKARVDEYGLGDRFRLPGQIEDVAEFYESLDIYINTSLHEGIPMTVLEAMNYSLPVIAPAVGGLMEIIENNKTGFLIEGRDPASFAAAIEILISSPDTAREMGDNACLRVHESFSMQRMVETYYSLYREILV